Proteins from a genomic interval of Cyclopterus lumpus isolate fCycLum1 chromosome 18, fCycLum1.pri, whole genome shotgun sequence:
- the arhgap36 gene encoding rho GTPase-activating protein 36 isoform X1 produces the protein MLLLYGPSPPALHTEDQPLRPEMHFYYAGDHTWATMLGQSVRLQPVPIQSLSELERARLQEVALYHLEERDLDFKISIPREIHKRRKSLRRKFDSFSKEKKERESAPKAFGIPLSQVIANDRAYKLRQDALKESRRDCLDLEASVLLFRAEKRQFFNGSSSIAGGGGGGPGSPSVNSVAPAPFFENQSKPLSPTFLDNTGRGQRRGGLSVDSISDLVESQSRLLEALQLSHPAELELMKTPGGSSEGRTQTKLSLNPVYKQVPRVLERCCSHIESYGLQTVGIFRVGSSKKRVRQLLEDFDKGLDVQLDEEHGVHDVAALLKEFLREIPDPLLPRELYSAFLHANSLRGADQLQYLQHLLYLLPPCNCDTLLRLLSLLHTVQSFSQDSVGTNEEEITGNKMTAANLAVIFGPNLLQRERGGDASLHAMGIEDSTAVISVTLVLVQNHKRLFAVSADLQQEVLMSLIQTDPDIIDYLLRRKLSGSHVTLESGGESGGRRDTGASLDSVGASSGSLSPLEPPSPLFPPDGLGGEGGLTSEVFLNVLKLNQNRKRQETRFGEAPAGKSIHHMRQFHSHHNLLSLALLPSSSGHDPEDRRGAPGFALGGAAGSCSSLSGSTESSVWVRQAAPDDGKPAPASNFWDFFTGKGSGSETMV, from the exons atgctcCTGCTTTATGGACCATCACCTCCAGCCCTGCACACAGAAGACCAACCTCTGCGACCAGAGATGCATTTCTACTACGCG ggggACCACACGTGGGCGACCATGCTGGGTCAGAGTGTGCGGTTGCAGCCGGTGCCGATCCAGAGCCTGTCGGAGCTGGAGCGAGCCCGGCTACAGGAAGTGGCCCTGTACCACCTGGAGGAGCGAGACCTGGACTTCAAGATCAGCATCCCGAGAG aaaTACACAAACGCCGAAAATCCCTACGCAGGAAGTTCGACTCCTTCtcgaaggaaaagaaagagcgAG AATCGGCCCCCAAGGCGTTCGGCATCCCGCTCTCCCAGGTCATCGCCAACGACCGGGCCTACAAGCTGCGGCAGGACGCCCTGAAGGAGAGCCGGCGGGACTGCCTGGACCTGGAGGCCAGCGTGCTGCTCTTCAGGGCCGAGAAGAGGCAGTTCTTCAACGGCTCCTCCTCCATCgcgggcggaggaggaggagggcccGGCTCGCCGTCCGTCAACTCCGTGGCTCCGGCGCCCTTTTTTGAGAACCAGAGCAAACCGCTGTCGCCCACGTTTCTGGACAACACGGGGCGAGGACAGAGGAGG GGCGGTCTGTCGGTGGACTCCATCTCCGACCTTGTAGAGAGTCAGTCTCGCCTGCTGGAGGCGCTGCAGCTCTCTCACCCGGCCGAACTGGAGCTGATGAAGACGCCGGGCGGCTCTTCGGAGGGGCGGACCCAGACCAAGCTGAGCCTGAACCCTGTCTACAAGCAGGTGCCCCGCGTGCTGGAGCGGTGCTGCAGTCACATCGAGTCCTACG GTCTGCAGACGGTGGGCATTTTCCGAGTTGGTAGCTCTAagaagagagtgagacag CTGCTGGAGGACTTCGACAAAGGACTCGACGTGCAGCTGGACGAGGAGCACGGAGTCCACGACGTGGCGGCGCTGCTCAAAGAGTTCCTACGAGAGATTCCTGACCCGCTGCTGCCCCGAGAGCTTTACTCCGCCTTCCTGCACGCCAact cTCTGAGGGGAGCAGACCAGCTCCAGTACCTGCAGcacctcctctacctgctgCCTCCCTGTAACTGTGACACTCTGCTGCGCCTCCTCAGCCTGCTGCACACCGTGCAGAGCTTCTCCCAGGACAGCGTGGGCACCAACGAGGAGGAG atcaCCGGGAACAAGATGACGGCGGCCAACCTGGCGGTGATCTTCGGGCCCAACCTGCTGCAGCGTGAGCGCGGAGGAGACGCGAGCCTCCACGCGATGGGCATCGAGGACAGCACGGCGGTCATCAGCGTGACGCTCGTGCTCGTGCAGAACCACAAGCGGCTCTTTGCG gtgtctgcAGACCTGCAGCAGGAGGTCCTGATGAGTCTGATCCAGACCGACCCGGACATCATCGACTACCTGCTCCGGAGGAAACTCAG CGGCAGCCACGTGACGCTGGAGAGCGGCGGCGAGTCGGGGGGACGCCGGGACACGGGGGCGTCCCTGGACTCCGTGGGGGCCTCCAGCGGGAGCCTGTCGCCGCTGGAGCCGCCGTCGCCGCTTTTCCCCCCCGACGGCCTCGGCGGCGAGGGCGGCCTGACCAGCGAGGTCTTCCTCAACGTCCTCAAACTGAACCAGAACCGGAAGCGCCAGGAAACCAGATTCG GTGAGGCCCCTGCAGGTAAATCCATCCACCACATGCGTCAGTTCCACTCCCACCACAACCTGCTCAGCCTGGCCCTGCTCCCCTCGTCCTCCGGCCACGACCCCGAGGACCGGCGGGGCGCGCCGGGCTTCGCGCTGGGCGGCGCCGCCGGCAGCTGCTCCAGCCTGAGCGGGTCGACGGAGAGCAGCGTCTGGGTGAGACAGGCGGCGCCGGACGACGGGAAGCCGGCGCCGGCCTCCAACTTCTGGGACTTTTTCACCGGGAAAGGATCGGGCTCGGAGACGATGGTCTGA
- the arhgap36 gene encoding rho GTPase-activating protein 36 isoform X2, whose translation MLGQSVRLQPVPIQSLSELERARLQEVALYHLEERDLDFKISIPREIHKRRKSLRRKFDSFSKEKKERESAPKAFGIPLSQVIANDRAYKLRQDALKESRRDCLDLEASVLLFRAEKRQFFNGSSSIAGGGGGGPGSPSVNSVAPAPFFENQSKPLSPTFLDNTGRGQRRGGLSVDSISDLVESQSRLLEALQLSHPAELELMKTPGGSSEGRTQTKLSLNPVYKQVPRVLERCCSHIESYGLQTVGIFRVGSSKKRVRQLLEDFDKGLDVQLDEEHGVHDVAALLKEFLREIPDPLLPRELYSAFLHANSLRGADQLQYLQHLLYLLPPCNCDTLLRLLSLLHTVQSFSQDSVGTNEEEITGNKMTAANLAVIFGPNLLQRERGGDASLHAMGIEDSTAVISVTLVLVQNHKRLFAVSADLQQEVLMSLIQTDPDIIDYLLRRKLSGSHVTLESGGESGGRRDTGASLDSVGASSGSLSPLEPPSPLFPPDGLGGEGGLTSEVFLNVLKLNQNRKRQETRFGEAPAGKSIHHMRQFHSHHNLLSLALLPSSSGHDPEDRRGAPGFALGGAAGSCSSLSGSTESSVWVRQAAPDDGKPAPASNFWDFFTGKGSGSETMV comes from the exons ATGCTGGGTCAGAGTGTGCGGTTGCAGCCGGTGCCGATCCAGAGCCTGTCGGAGCTGGAGCGAGCCCGGCTACAGGAAGTGGCCCTGTACCACCTGGAGGAGCGAGACCTGGACTTCAAGATCAGCATCCCGAGAG aaaTACACAAACGCCGAAAATCCCTACGCAGGAAGTTCGACTCCTTCtcgaaggaaaagaaagagcgAG AATCGGCCCCCAAGGCGTTCGGCATCCCGCTCTCCCAGGTCATCGCCAACGACCGGGCCTACAAGCTGCGGCAGGACGCCCTGAAGGAGAGCCGGCGGGACTGCCTGGACCTGGAGGCCAGCGTGCTGCTCTTCAGGGCCGAGAAGAGGCAGTTCTTCAACGGCTCCTCCTCCATCgcgggcggaggaggaggagggcccGGCTCGCCGTCCGTCAACTCCGTGGCTCCGGCGCCCTTTTTTGAGAACCAGAGCAAACCGCTGTCGCCCACGTTTCTGGACAACACGGGGCGAGGACAGAGGAGG GGCGGTCTGTCGGTGGACTCCATCTCCGACCTTGTAGAGAGTCAGTCTCGCCTGCTGGAGGCGCTGCAGCTCTCTCACCCGGCCGAACTGGAGCTGATGAAGACGCCGGGCGGCTCTTCGGAGGGGCGGACCCAGACCAAGCTGAGCCTGAACCCTGTCTACAAGCAGGTGCCCCGCGTGCTGGAGCGGTGCTGCAGTCACATCGAGTCCTACG GTCTGCAGACGGTGGGCATTTTCCGAGTTGGTAGCTCTAagaagagagtgagacag CTGCTGGAGGACTTCGACAAAGGACTCGACGTGCAGCTGGACGAGGAGCACGGAGTCCACGACGTGGCGGCGCTGCTCAAAGAGTTCCTACGAGAGATTCCTGACCCGCTGCTGCCCCGAGAGCTTTACTCCGCCTTCCTGCACGCCAact cTCTGAGGGGAGCAGACCAGCTCCAGTACCTGCAGcacctcctctacctgctgCCTCCCTGTAACTGTGACACTCTGCTGCGCCTCCTCAGCCTGCTGCACACCGTGCAGAGCTTCTCCCAGGACAGCGTGGGCACCAACGAGGAGGAG atcaCCGGGAACAAGATGACGGCGGCCAACCTGGCGGTGATCTTCGGGCCCAACCTGCTGCAGCGTGAGCGCGGAGGAGACGCGAGCCTCCACGCGATGGGCATCGAGGACAGCACGGCGGTCATCAGCGTGACGCTCGTGCTCGTGCAGAACCACAAGCGGCTCTTTGCG gtgtctgcAGACCTGCAGCAGGAGGTCCTGATGAGTCTGATCCAGACCGACCCGGACATCATCGACTACCTGCTCCGGAGGAAACTCAG CGGCAGCCACGTGACGCTGGAGAGCGGCGGCGAGTCGGGGGGACGCCGGGACACGGGGGCGTCCCTGGACTCCGTGGGGGCCTCCAGCGGGAGCCTGTCGCCGCTGGAGCCGCCGTCGCCGCTTTTCCCCCCCGACGGCCTCGGCGGCGAGGGCGGCCTGACCAGCGAGGTCTTCCTCAACGTCCTCAAACTGAACCAGAACCGGAAGCGCCAGGAAACCAGATTCG GTGAGGCCCCTGCAGGTAAATCCATCCACCACATGCGTCAGTTCCACTCCCACCACAACCTGCTCAGCCTGGCCCTGCTCCCCTCGTCCTCCGGCCACGACCCCGAGGACCGGCGGGGCGCGCCGGGCTTCGCGCTGGGCGGCGCCGCCGGCAGCTGCTCCAGCCTGAGCGGGTCGACGGAGAGCAGCGTCTGGGTGAGACAGGCGGCGCCGGACGACGGGAAGCCGGCGCCGGCCTCCAACTTCTGGGACTTTTTCACCGGGAAAGGATCGGGCTCGGAGACGATGGTCTGA